Part of the Mycolicibacterium mengxianglii genome is shown below.
CCGCCGAGGCGACAGGCGTGAATCGTCCCGACGGGCCCCTGATGATCTTTGCTGAAAACGCAGCCTACCAGCAGGAGAATATGTCGCCGAACGGCTTCGGCGGGCCCGACAGATTGCTACAGCCCGTGGATACCCTTGTAGAGCACCATCAGGCCGATCACCACGAGAATTGCGGCCACCAACGCCGCGTTGTGCATCTCCATCCAGATCTTGACCTTCATCAGCGTCGGATCCAGCCGATCGCCGGTAGCCGTGTAGGCCAGCACCGGCAGCGCGACCGTGGACGCCGCCAGCATCACGAACACCGCGACAGCACCTGGCGTTCCCGAACCGAGGCCGGCGGAGCCGATGGCCAAACCCGCTGCGGCACAGATGAACAGCACCTTCGGGTTGACGACGGCCAGGACGGCGCCGACCATCAGCGCCTTGCCTGCGCCGGCTTCGGTGATATGGCTCTCGGGTAGCTTTCATTCCGAACGATATTCAGGCGAGGGGGACAGGTGCGGCCGCGAGATCACTGGCTTCGATGGCGAGGCACCCCGAGATCCAGCGCTGACCGCGACCGACCCGCCGTCGTGACGTGGTGAGCACGCCCGCCCAGACAGTCGGCGCGCGGACGCTCACAGCGGTATCGGTTTTCGGGTTGGCGGCCTGCCTGCGGCCGGCGATCACCGCAGTCGGCCCCCTGGTGCCGGATATCAGTCTCTCGACCGGTCTGAGCTATGGCAGTCTCGGCTTGCTGGGCTCGTTGCCGTTGTTGCTGTTCGCCGTCGTCGCTCCGTTCGGTGCGGTCGCGTTGCGCTACGGCGGACCCGCGGTCGTCGCACGCTGGGTCGCGCTGATCCTGGTGTTGGGCATCGTGGTTCGCTCCACCTCGGGCGTGCCCGGGCTGTGGTTGGGCACGGTGGTCCTGGCCGCTGCCATCGCGGTGGGAAACGTACTGGTGCCGGTGCTGGTCCGCCGCGACTATGCCGCCCGGCCGGCCATTGCGTCGGGGGTCAACGCTTTGGTGATGAGCGCCTGCGCTGCGCTGGGTTCGGGGTTCGCCATTGTGCTCACCGCCTGGACCGGCGACTGGCGGCGGACGTTGTTGCTGTGGGCGATTCTGCCGGTGGTGATCGCGGTGGTGTGGTTCCTGCGTCGGGATCCGGTCGAGGAGTCCTTTGTGGGGCCCCTGCCGCGGCGCACCAACCAGCTGAGAAGGCCGGTCGCGTGGGCGGCGACGGCGTTCATGGGATTGCAGTCGCTGACGTTCTATCTGGTGATCAGCTGGCTGCCCAGCATCGAACTCAGTCGTGGGATCGGCGCCGACGACGCCGCGCTGCATCTGCTGGTTTTCCAGCTGTGGGGCGCGCCCTTCGGGCTGCTGATCAGCTGGTGGCTGCACCGGACCGGCCGCTACCTGCTGGTGTCCGTACTCACCAGCGTCCCCATGCTCGTCGGCGCCGTCGGGCTGTTGGTCGACCACGGCAGCGCGCTGCCATGGTTGACCATCGCCGCGCCGGGCAGCGCGGGAGCGCTGTCGGTGGCGTTCCTGCTGATGGCCTACCACGCCGCCGACGCCCGCGACGCTGCCGGCCTGTCGGCGATGGTCAACTCCGGTGGCTATCTGCTGGCCGCAACGGGCCCGTTCGCAGCCGGCCTGTTGCACGAGTGGACCGCATCGTGGACGCCGGCGCTGATCCTCTTGGCCGGCGCCGCCGTGCTACAGATCCTGGTCGCAGTACCGGCGGCTAGACCCTCCGGCCGGTCGGCGGTCGGGGTTTGAGGGTCCACGCGGGCACCCAGTGGGTGACCGGTTTGTGGCGCGACCCGTAGGCGATGTCGTAGGTGACCAGACCCCACCAGTCGCCCTGCTCGCACAGGGCCCAGCAGCTGAGCTGACCTTCGACGACTTTGTGCATTTGCAAACCGTGCGGGTGGTAGCGGCCGTCGCGGTGGGGCTCGCGGGGGAAGAGCACCGTCAGGTCGACGAGCACCGGCATGGGCGGCCGCACCACCCGGAACGGGTCCCGCAGCGGCTGCCCGTTGTAGCCGATCGACGGCAGCTTTCCCACTGTTCGATCATACGTTCGAACGTGCACCGGTCCTAGTCCGCGCGGATGTTCTCCCGAAGCGTGCGGCCGGGGTACCGGGTGCGGTATCTGCCGCGTCGCTGCAGCTCAGGGACCACGAGGTCGACGAACTCTTCGAAACAGCCCGGGGTGTAAGTGGCCAACAGCATGAAGCCGTCGGCGCCGCCGTCGTCCAGAAACACCTCGAGCTGGTCGGCAACCGTCGCCGGAGTGCCGATCACCTGCGGCATCGAGAAGCGGAACGCATAGATATCGGCGGCCTCCGCCACCGTGACGGCCTCGCCGGCGCCTGTGGCCACCAGGGCATCCTTGACGCCCTGGATGCCGGGAACCGGGATCGCGTCCAGCGGGGAGGCGGGGTCGAACGTCGAGAAGTCCACCCCCAGCTGACCCGACAGCATTGCCAACGACGCCTCCGGGCGCAGCAGCGACCGCAGGTAGTCCGCCTTCTCGTGGGCCTCTGTCTCGGTGGCGCCGATGATCACCTGGGCGCCGTAGTACAGCTTCACCGCCTCGGGGTCGCGCCCCGCCGCGGCCACCCGGGTACGGATGTCGTCGGAGTAGGCGCGCATCGACGCCACCGTGGGCTGGATCGCGAAAATCGCCTCGGCGGTACCCGCGGCGAACTGGCGGCCCTGCTCACTGGCGCCTGCCTGCCACAACACCGGCCGGCCCTGCGGAGAGGGCGCGACGAAGTGCCGCGCGCGGCACTTGAAGTGCTTGCCGTCGAACACCACCTCTTTGATCTTCTCCGGGTCGGCGTACACACCGGTTTCGCGGTCGGCGACCACTGCGTCGGCCTGCCAGGAATCCCACAACTGACAGCACAGGTCGACGTACTCGGCGATGCGCTCGTACCGGGTGGAACGGTCCGGCATGTCCTGGCCGTAGGCGGCGAACTCCGACGGCGAATACGAGCCGACGATGTTCCACGCGATCCGCCCGCCGGAGAGGTGGTCGAACGTCGAGAGCCGCCGCGCCATCGAGTAGGGGTGCTCGAACGCCGTCGACAGCGTGATGCCGACACCGAGATGCTCGGTGGCCCCGGTCAGGATCGGTGTCAGCGCCGCCGGTTCATGCGTCGGCGCCTGCACCGCGTACCGGACCGTGGCGTCCGAACTGTCCTCGAACGAGTTGTACGGGGCCAGTTCGTCGGCCAGGAACACCGCGTCGAACAATCCGCGCTCCAGCGTGCGGGCCAGATGCTGCCAGTACGGCGGGGACGCGTAGTCCCAGCCGACCTTGTCCAGCGGGTGGCGCCACATGCCGACAGAGTGACTGCTGACGCCGTGCTGCATGAACGCCAGAAAGTGCGCTTGCCGTGAAATCAGTACTCCTGCAGGCTCTCGCGCAGCGTCGTCCCGGGGTAACGGGTGCGGAAGCGCCCGCGGCGCTGCAACTCCGGCACCAGCAGCTCGGTCATGTCGTTGAAGCAACCCGGGGTGTCGGTGGCCAGCATCATGAAGCCGTTGCAGCCGCCGTCATCGAGGTACTGCTCCATCTGGTCGGCCACATCCGACGGCGTGCCCACCGCCACCGGCGCGCCCATGGACACACCGTAGATCTGAGCGGCTTCCCGGACGGTCACCGGTGCACCGTCTTTGGCCTCGAGGATCGCGTCGAACAGCCCGCGGATGCCCTGCACGTCGGCGTCGACCACGTTGTCGTCGAGGCCCAAGGTGGAGAAATCGAAACCGGTGTGGCCGGAAAGGATTCCGAGCGCGCTCTCGATCTGGACGTTCTCGACGAACTCCGCGTAACGGTCGTTGGCCCTGGACTTGTCGCGGTCGATGATCGTCTGCAGCCCGTAGATGAGCTTCACCGATTCCGGGTCGCGGCCGTGATCGCTGGCGCGGGTGCGGATGTCGTCGGCGTAGGCCCGCATGCTCTTCGGTGTCGGGAAGATGCCGAACACGGATTCGGCGTGTTTGGAAGCGAATTCGCGACCC
Proteins encoded:
- a CDS encoding MFS transporter produces the protein MSTPAQTVGARTLTAVSVFGLAACLRPAITAVGPLVPDISLSTGLSYGSLGLLGSLPLLLFAVVAPFGAVALRYGGPAVVARWVALILVLGIVVRSTSGVPGLWLGTVVLAAAIAVGNVLVPVLVRRDYAARPAIASGVNALVMSACAALGSGFAIVLTAWTGDWRRTLLLWAILPVVIAVVWFLRRDPVEESFVGPLPRRTNQLRRPVAWAATAFMGLQSLTFYLVISWLPSIELSRGIGADDAALHLLVFQLWGAPFGLLISWWLHRTGRYLLVSVLTSVPMLVGAVGLLVDHGSALPWLTIAAPGSAGALSVAFLLMAYHAADARDAAGLSAMVNSGGYLLAATGPFAAGLLHEWTASWTPALILLAGAAVLQILVAVPAARPSGRSAVGV
- a CDS encoding LLM class flavin-dependent oxidoreductase, with the translated sequence MQHGVSSHSVGMWRHPLDKVGWDYASPPYWQHLARTLERGLFDAVFLADELAPYNSFEDSSDATVRYAVQAPTHEPAALTPILTGATEHLGVGITLSTAFEHPYSMARRLSTFDHLSGGRIAWNIVGSYSPSEFAAYGQDMPDRSTRYERIAEYVDLCCQLWDSWQADAVVADRETGVYADPEKIKEVVFDGKHFKCRARHFVAPSPQGRPVLWQAGASEQGRQFAAGTAEAIFAIQPTVASMRAYSDDIRTRVAAAGRDPEAVKLYYGAQVIIGATETEAHEKADYLRSLLRPEASLAMLSGQLGVDFSTFDPASPLDAIPVPGIQGVKDALVATGAGEAVTVAEAADIYAFRFSMPQVIGTPATVADQLEVFLDDGGADGFMLLATYTPGCFEEFVDLVVPELQRRGRYRTRYPGRTLRENIRAD